The Pongo pygmaeus isolate AG05252 chromosome 7, NHGRI_mPonPyg2-v2.0_pri, whole genome shotgun sequence DNA segment ATGAAAGACTAGTAAATATAGTCTTTTAGCTGGATGGCCCGCCATCTTATATAAAATGAGGTTAGGTTActgagacagaaagggagagcaGATCTTGGGAGGCAGCTAGCTGTTTTTGCCATCCCAAGTGTTGTGATTTCTACCTGCTTTAGATTTAACCTATTTGCCATTTCTCTGCATCCCACCATCATGGTTCTAGTTGAGGTCCAACCTCAGAGAAATAGCTGCTTAAGTGGTACAGGGATACTTTGTACAGAGCAAAGAAACCAGTCTTTATGCCACTTGGAATGGATTTTTCCAATTGTCCTGCCCCCACTGAAAAAAACTCTTGGTTCAGAAGAAACAATGACCAAAGACATAAGAAGAATTAATGTTTCCACCTGCCTCTCAATTTAATAGCAAGAGATTCCACATGTCAGACAGGAAAGAAGGCTAGGAAGGAAAATGAGCATTAAGATTAATAATTGATGTTAATACCGACAACAAAGACAAACAATGGTGATAAATGAAATGGCAGAACCAAGGAAATTGTTCTACTGTGATATCTTTCTTTCAAGCAGGTCAACTGTATAATTACCAAACTCAATTTCATCAGGAATTTCATCAACATCAGAGCCCCTGGGCCACCAGTCTTCAATGTTTGCTACCAGTGTGTTACTGTCTGCTTGTCATTGTCTAGAGACAAAAATGGAACATTACAATGGGCTTTATGACCCTTCTGTACCTCAGCATTTCCATCCTGCCCCCTTCACCTAGCTGTACCTCATTATCTATCCCAGTGCCTGGCCTGTAATATCCCTAGAAATTATTATTGCACTAAACTAAATTAAACACAAAGACTTATTTAGCAGATTCACAAATTTTAGTTGTACCATATAGTCAAACAAGTAGACATTCAGGTCACAAAATCTAGCCTGTCTCCCCACGAGAACACAATGCCGTTGTCTGAACAGATTAAATAAAGCACAGCATCATCTCAAGCGATTTTCATGGTTCAAATCTAGGTAGCTATACTTACCAGCTGTGAGGCTTAGGCCAACCTATTAACCTTCTATTTCACTTTTCTGCTAAATGAGACAATAAGGACTTTACTTCattttgtgagaaataaataatctAAGTAACCAGTCAAACACATTTTGTGCTTCTTAAAAAAAggtggtacatacacacacacacaacacccaatataatacaatattttcaGACGACACTAGAAATATTTTAGCCAGGTCTAAAGGAACAGAAGttaatgataaaatgataaacaataaataatagctaCTGTTTTGTGAGAAAATTACACACATCTTACTTGACTTAAACCTCACAACAGAATTGAGCAGCAAGTTATTACCACGAGAAAGGGGACTCAAGTTTGGCAGGATAACAAGTGGGAGAATCTAGAGGTAAAGTCATATCTATCTTATTGGAAACACTCAAGAACTTCAAATAAGCATGAGAATTTGAGCAAGACTGAAGGAGAACATTTAAGTTCCCTTTCCAACTCATATCCCAATTCTGGAATCTAATTTCTGTAACAAGTAACTATATTCCTTACTGCAGAAGTAAAGATGGCCCCGTGGAGAAACTGGCAGCATGGCATGATGGAATCGGAATAGAATCAGGAATTGTTTTGTACCTATGTGTCTGTGACTTTGGTGTTCTGACTCAGACACATATTTGAGAggtagagaggagagaagagggttGCCACATTATGTAACAGAAAGGAGCCCACTGCTTAAACACTTACCTTGTGCCAGACATTGCACTAGGACTTTATTACCTGCAACCCATCCTGCAAAACTGTGAAGATTTGATATGATCATTCTCATTTTATGGTTGAGAAACAAGGGttaaagacattaaaaatttACTCAATGTTTAAACATTTGCCTGTCTTATTCTAAAGCCCCTTCTCTTTTCACAATCCCTGTAAGAAACGGACATCCAATATTTGAGTGGCAGAGGCAAAAACATGGCCTACCAGAACCATTATGATAGCTTTACAATATGCCTACCAATTAGCTGATACTCCTCCTGCCAAATGGTGAAGGCTAATTACCCTCCTACAGAATGTGACTCACttctaatgaataaaatatggcACAAGTAAAAGTGTGCGATTTCAGAGACTAGGTCATAAAGAACGCAGTGGCTTCTTCCCTACTCTCTCTTTCTTAGATCATTCTCTCTGGGGGAATCCAGCTGAcatgttgtgaggacactcaagcagcttTATGGAAAGGCCCACATGGTGAGCAACTGAGGCCTCCTACCAACAGCCAACAAGAAACGGGGGCCTTTGCCAACAGCCAAGTAAGCGAGCTATTTTGGAaagtggatcctccagccccTGTTAGGCTCCCAGATGACAACATCCCCTGCTCTCATCTTGACCACAACCTCATGAAATACCCTTATCCAGAATACCCAGTTAAGCCACACCACAATTGCTGTTTTACAAAACTGTGAGCTAATGTGTTAGTTGTTTTTAAGCTATTAAGTTTAGAGGTGATCTATTACACAATGATAAACAACTAATACACCCACGCAGTGCTGAAGAAAGGGGTTTCCAGGAGGGTAGAATTTGCACTATTATATCTTCATAGAGTGCTATTTCCCATCGCTACACCACACTTGCCACCAACTATAAAGAATTAGGTCAGGGAGTTTCTTTGGTTGCAGCCCATTTTGCCTTTGGTTGTTAATGGTAGAAGCATTTCCCCACAATCTGCAGGAAATAAGAATCAGAAAGAAGGACACACCATTCCATAGCACAGAACACAAGTAGATGGCTCCCATGAAGAATCTAGCAGCGTGGTATGGCAGAAGCAGAATGGATTCAGGAATCATGGTGCCTACACTGGAATTTCAGATCGGCCACTGACACAATGGACACATTATTCAACATTTCCAAATCTTGGCGTTCTTATCCACAAAGTGAAGATAATAATTGCCAATTCACAGGTAACTATGATTTAAAGAGATTACTTTTGAAGAGTTCCTaacacattcattcaacaaacatttaatgaTGCTTCAGGCACTGTGTTCATTACTAGTGAGAGTATGACACCAGAGCCATACTATCACAGAGCTTTCAATGAAAAGTAACATAATTGCTCATTTCACCGGGCCCCCGGCTTGGGGCGCCTTCCTTCCCCATGGCGGGACACCTGACTTCGGATTTCGCCTTCTCACCCCCTCCAGGCGGTGCAGGTGATGGGCCAGGGGGCCGAAGACGGGCTGGGTTGATCCTCGGACCTGGCTAAGCTTCCAAGGCCCTCCTGGAGGGCCAGGAATAGGGCCAGGGGTTGGGCCAGGCGCTGAGGAGCCATGGGGATTCCCCCATGCCCCCCGCCGTACGAGTTCTGTGGGGGGATGGCGTACTGTGGGCCTCAGGTTGGAGTGGGGCTGGTGCCCCAAGGCTGCTTGGAGACCTCTCAGCCTGAGGGCGAAGCAGGAGTCCGGGTGGAGAGCAACTCCGATGGGGCCTCCCCGGAGCCCTGCACCTTCCCCCCTGGTGCCGTGAAGCTGGAGAAGGAGAAACTGGAGCAAAACCCGGAGGAGTCCCAGGACATCAAAGCTCTGCAGAAAGAACTCGAGCAATTTGCCAAGCTCCTGAAGCAGAAGAGGATCACCCTGGGATATACACAGGCCGATGTGGGGCTCATCCTGGGGGTTCTATTTGGGAAGGTGTTCAGCCAAACGACCATCTGCCGCTTTGAGGCTCTGCAGCTTAGCTTCAAGAACGTGTGTGAGCTGCGGCCCTTGCTGCAGAAGTGGGTGGAGGAAGCTGACAACAATGAAAACCTTCAGGAGATATGCAAAGCAGAAACCCTCGTGCAGGCCCGAAAGAGAAAGCGAACCAGTATCGAGAACCGAGTGAGAGGCAACCTGGAGAATTTGTTCCTGCAGTGCCCGAAACCCACACTGCAGCAGATCAGCCACATCGCCCAGCAGCTTGGGCTCGAGAATGATGTGGTCCGAGTGTGGTTCTGTAACCGGCGCCAGAACGGCAAGCGATCAAGCAGTGACTATGCACAACGAGAGCATTTTGAGGCTGCTGGGTCTCCTTTCTCAGGGGGAACCAGTGTCCTTTCCTCTGGCCCCAGGGCCCCATTTTGGTACCCCAGGCTATGGGAGCCCTCACTTCACTGCACTGTGCTCCTCAGTCCCTTTCCCTGAGGGGGAAGCCTTTCCCCCTGTCTCTGTCACCACTCTGGGCTCTCCATGCATTCAAACTGAGGTGCCTGCCCTTTTAGGAATGGGGgacagggagaggggaggagctAGGGAAAGAGAACCTGGAGTTTGTGCCAGGGCTTTTGGGATTAAGTTCTTCATTCACTAAGGAAGGAATTGGGAACACAAAAGGTTGGGGCAGGGGAGTTTGGGGCAACTGGTTGGAGGGAAGGTGAAGTTCAATGATGCTCTTGATTTTAATCCCACATCATGtatcaattttttcttaaataaagaagcctgggacacagcaaaaaaaaaaaaaaaaaaaaaaaaaaaagaaaaaaaaaaagaaaagtaacataattgagtaataattttttaagtgcGGTAAAAtgtgtggcacatagtaggtactcaataaatacttggttttttcctcctttttaccTTTTCCTAGAGTGCTACTTGATGGTAGCTGTAGTTTTTCTTCAAGACATCCTATTTGTCCTGATACAAAACCTCTTTTGACCACTAAAGGCATAGTCCCAGGCCCTCACCATTCTCTCACATATTTCACAAAAATGTGAGCATTAACCATTCCCCGTGATAcagataattcattttttaatttaactttttaaaattttgtgtatttgcttatttattttgagaccaggttatgagactggctaatttttgtatttttggtagagatggggttttgccatattgtctaggctggtctcaaactcctgagctcaagggatcctcctgcctgggcctcccaaagtaccgggattacaggtatgagccattgcacctggcccggataatttttttttttttttgaggcagtgtcttcCTTTAtatctcaggctggagtgcagtggtgtcatctcggctcactgcaacctctgcctcccgggttcaagtaattctcctgcctcagcctcctgagtagctgggattacaggtgcccgccaccacgcccggctactttttgtatttttagtagagatggggtttcaccatgttggtcaggctggtctcgaactcttgacctcaggtgatccatctgccttggcctcccaaattattgggattataggcgtgaaccaccacgcccggccctgaaaattcatttttaaaagaacatcatATCTACCTCAAATGCATTAAGATTTCACATTAGACTCATTATTCATAGTGAACATTAGGAACTTAAGTCAACTCAGTAATAATGCACCTATTCATGACCCTTGATTCAAAGATGTGCACCTATTTACCCTGGACCAGCTCCTTGGAAGGACATGAAATAGAGGGTAATAATCACATCTTTCCAAATTTGCTATGAAACTGCATCGCCAAAAACTGAGACTCATTTTCCGATTGATGAATCAAATGACAACAAAATCTCCAGGGCATTCTGAAACCCAACAGGGATTAATGATTAGGCATACCAGTGGTAGTTAGGAGACTTGCCCAAATTTCCAGTTTTCTGCAGATGGCATCTAAGTTAGAAGACTGTCATAAATTTATTCATGGCTTGGCTTTCTGCTATTTGCTCATTGGTGACACTTTTATGTAAAATGGTGTTTCTATGGCTAGGAAATCCCAGTAGAGATCAAGAAACCTGGGTTCTACAAACTAATGGGGTGGCCTTTGATTAGTCCTAACTCCcttcctaagcctcagtttctttagaCATGAAAGAAAGCAACGGATTACATTGCCTTAGACTTTTTCCTAGGTCAAAAATGATGTGATAATTGTGCCTTTCCAACAATAATTGATACCACTAGTGAACATTCTTTGTTAAGCACGTCTATTAAGGACTTcatttatattagttttctaatcTTTAAGCAAACTCTGAGATAAGTGACTATGATGTTTATTCCATAGGTGCAAAAGATTTGTCAAGTAACTCCCCAAAGTAAAAGGGAGGGCTGGAGTTTAGACTCATGACTGTTCTGCTCTAACCCAAGTAATTCTGGATCCCAGACTCCCCAAATGACAAGTTATTCCAGAAATACTCAGAAAAAGGAGGGTGCCGTATGTCAcacatggaaaaatagaaaaagtaacagAATCCAGCCAAAGGATTCCCAGAAATTGAGGCTCTTCTGTTCTTGGCATTTGCATCTTTGGATGTGTGTTTTTTACATTGCTGTATGCAAAAGGTATGtttcaatgtgattttttttcttctcccgtCTTACCACTGAGGAATCACAGGGAATAGACTTGACATCTGTGAACTCAATTTACCCTAGAAAAATGTTTCAGTCACACTTAAAATAAAAAGGGCATCAATTAGAATAAGAAGGACACTTTGTTGCCTAGGAGGACTGAACTTTTTTGGACCTGAGGCACATTATCAGCTTCATTTTTAGCTCTAGTATAATCAAAAGGTCAGGATCTCCATTGGAtcttagaaattttttatttttcgatAAGATTTTCTGAATGCCTGCCATGTATGAAGGGAAATGCCTGGACTTCTGTGCATATGTATTTCATTGTCTCCCCACATCTACCCAGGAAGACAGGCACAGTGAGCCTTCCATGTTGTAGATGAGGAATCTAAGTCTCAAAGACAGATAAGAAATTTCTCAAGGTCACACTATAAGTAAAAGGCAGAGGAGGGATTAGAACCCTGGATCCTCTTTATTACACCAAGCCTGCCTCACAAGGATGCCAATCTCTCATCACTTACCAGGAAAGACCCACTCCTCCCATTCACGATAAGGTAATGCTATCCAATAAAAACCCCAAAGCAGGCATAAAATATGAAGTAGCGAAACTCAGGCAGGCAGAAAACAGAGTGGTTTAGACATGGCTGCTGTCTGCAGCAGGGAGAAGTTCCTGGCAACATGACCCTGAAAATAACAATTAGTGACTGAAGCTAAGAAGGAAGAATCTTCCAAGGACTCTGAAACTAGATATTTTCTCAAGCCCCACCTATGGACAAACACAAATCATGGAGAAATAAAGATGCCAGTCTCCAGGAAGCACCAGAGTTAAATTCATTCTGGAATTTAACGCCTGGCATTAACAGTTAGCTGGGAGATTAAAACAAATCAACACACAAACGCAAAAAATAATCAgtggaaaaaagttaaaaaaaatcaatggacaGTGGTTTCATAGCAGATGGCAAAGAGGAATATTAAAAGCTGTATTTTATTTGGAACTCATTTTCTTCTGATTTCCTTATTAGGTGTTTTGTATATCGAGGCCCATAGTTCCAAGAAGCCTCCATAAGGTAGAGGCTAAGAATTGCAATTTCTTAGGTTAAAAAACTGTGCTTCAAATTCCTTGTTTGTCCCTTGTTTGTCATTTCTCTACCCTTCTGTACCTGGCCCACACCCTAGGAAGATGACTTGTATAGACTACGTAAATGAGCTCCTTGCCTTCTGGCTCCTAGCTGGGTTTAGTCAATGAGACCTATTAGCAGGAAGATCGGAAGGTAGGAGAATCTgactttttattactttaaattcCTTCCTGTCAGGCCTTAAATTGGCTGCAATGTTACTTTGAAAGTTGCAGCTCCCTTCAGAAAGCTCTTTCTTGCAGCTCTAGCATCTCCCCAGACTTCAGTAAATGCTTCCTCCCTGTGCCCCGAGTCCTAGGCTTAGAGTGAAAATGGGTCTCTGCTGCCACTAACCCTGGGATGCTTCGCCATCCCTTGTGAGTTTCCCTTAGTTCTGCCCACATCTTTGTAAATAGTCTCTTCATGGAACTTTCCTCAATTgcctcttttaaatattttagctgGTTATGTTGGGAGGGGCCCCACGATGGGAGGAACAATGACTAAGACACGGAAAGGTTAAGTAGCTTGTGCAAGGTCATACAAATAGCGCATTAGTTAAAGCAATGCTTGTTTCTATAACAAATAAACCCCCATATCTCAGTGATTTTAAGTAaagatacattaattttttttttacttacgtCAGTCCAAAATAGGGTTCCTGAGTAGCAAGTGGATCTTCTTCAAGTGGTGATCCAGAGAAGAAGCTCCTTGCATTTTCTGGCTCTGCCGTATTCAACACACCTTTCAAGGTGACCATGTTCATCAGCACGAAGCTGGAGGAGGGAAAGAGTATGGAGGCTTGAACATGGCAGGTTGTGTGTCACGCCCTCTATTCATGTTTCATTGGCTGAAGCTCAATTGCATGGCTGTTCAATTGCAAGAGAGTCCCAGAGATGGTGAGCTCAGGAGGATTAAAAAAAGAGTTTGGGAAAGCTCTTGACAATTTCTACCTCAGAAGTGTGTTTGGAAACACAAACTCAAATCCAGAGCTTTTCGCTCAAAACACAAGGCCTCCAGTTCATGGTGTATACAGTTATTTAATGTGTGCATTAAGTAATAAGAATCATCCATGTGTGTTCCAGAGGGGAAGAGACAGAACCAGAGAAAATTTTATAATGTGATTGTGTCAGCCCATGATTCTACCAAGGGAGTATCTATTCTGAAAAAGTGTAAGATGGGAAACAGGGACTGCTGCTGCCTCCACCTATCACAGTAACCACTTACTTTACTTATATTACCAATAAAGTAATATATAAGTAACTGCACATAAGTCTAGCATTTCAGGACATTGATTTTTATATCACttgttatttatataaaaataaccatatatatttaatagtaaATATCACTGTAAAAGGATTATGTGAACAAAAATATGCATTCCATGATGATTTACAGTCCCAGTTAGAAATTCCAAGGGTCATTTTGATTATATGCcctgttttctttatccactacATTTAGAACTGACATCTCCACTGTATTCAAACTGtagctctctctctttccactcATACCTCTGTGGATTTCTCTCTACTGCCTGTGAGTTTTATAGTGTTAGTACATACTCTCTGAGAACACAGACACGGTGGGACTTTTTGCATTGCTATGTAAATCTGCAGATTCACCACTCAATAATTATTGACCTGTTGACTTTGCCTTTTTTCCACCTCATAAGCATTTCCAATGAT contains these protein-coding regions:
- the POU5F1B gene encoding LOW QUALITY PROTEIN: putative POU domain, class 5, transcription factor 1B (The sequence of the model RefSeq protein was modified relative to this genomic sequence to represent the inferred CDS: inserted 1 base in 1 codon; deleted 2 bases in 1 codon), with amino-acid sequence MAGHLTSDFAFSPPPGGAGDGPXGPKTGWVDPRTWLSFQGPPGGPGIGPGVGPGAEAMGIPPCPPPYEFCGGMAYCGPQVGVGLVPQGCLETSQPEGEAGVRVESNSDGASPEPCTFPPGAVKLEKEKLEQNPEESQDIKALQKELEQFAKLLKQKRITLGYTQADVGLILGVLFGKVFSQTTICRFEALQLSFKNVCELRPLLQKWVEEADNNENLQEICKAETLVQARKRKRTSIENRVRGNLENLFLQCPKPTLQQISHIAQQLGLENDVVRVWFCNRRQNGKRSSSDYAQREHFEAAGSPFSGGTSVLSSGPRAPFWYPRLWEPSLHCTVLLSPFP